The DNA window CTACTCTTATAATTCTGACTGATATTGATTTGTTCTCCTTAAATTTGGTGCCAATCCTGACAATATTTTTAAGGTTACTGTGTCTCTTTTATGATGGGTTGATTTTTCTTCACAGGAAGTGGAAGACTTTGTCCAGAGCTCTGGCGACGAGGGCGTTGTGGTGTTTTCTCTGGGGTCAATGGTCAGTAACATGACAGAAGAGAGGGCCAACGTGATTGCATCGGCGCTAGCACAGATCCCACAAAAGGTTCGGAAAACATCATCTGCTTTAATGAGTCTGTTACACTGCCAAGGGTCTGATTACAAAACTACCCTCCGTGAAAAGCCAGCTCTCTAACACATCACAGAAATCAGTTTTAACACAAAAACACAAGTGACCGGTACTTAAGCATAACAAAATATTTTGCTAATAACATTTGTATTAACATAATGTACAGAAAAACGACATTAAACCATTTCATGTGaaccttctgggtttttttggtaaGTAGATctgcccccttctcccccaatcGCAAAAACCTTCCCCCTCGTTTCTTTTTCTCCCAGGAGGATTAAGGACTCTGTACACAGTAAAGTTACAATCAAAAGAAAAGGTTACATTTTAATCAGAAACTACACCAACACACTAAAGATAAGCAGGCACTCAAAACTGGGGATTGCATTATACAACATTATATTCATATGTAATCTCAGACTCACTGCCTCCCATAAATTTTTGAGTAGGCTAATTCGTACTGCTGGTActattccttttttgttctttattgccaaagtgaagtacaaggGTGTtccagttttatatgtaaggcagtgagtacatttctcatccaactttaaaacaaatgtttaaaaactACTACTTACTATTTAAAAACTCATTTGCCTAAGCTACTGTTTATCAAATATCAAACTATGCAATATCTTGATTAAATATGAAAAGAAGTGCAATAAAAGTGTATTGATAGCACCATTTCAGTAGTTCCTATCGTTTCTCAtctctttttctcatttccttaccTGTCATGCAATGAGTACTGAGATTATTTATTGGTCTCTTCTTAATTCTAACATGAAGAACTTGTTATTAGACTCAAGTAATAAGAAGGTTTTTTGCCATACCAGGTTGTATGGAGATTTGATGGCAAGAAACCAGATGCCTTAGGATCCAACACTCAGTTGTCCAAGTGGATCCCGCAGAATGACCTTCTTGGTAAGACTGGAGAATAGTTAAAATGCAGGAACAGCAAATGAGGAGGAAAAAAGCTTAACCGGAACTATGTTTACAAATAATTAttatgaaaaactaaaaataaagaaaacagataaAGAAGTTCCCTTCCTATTTACACCAGTATGGTACTTTACCATTTGTGTCCTGCTTCCAGgcaaactttttgctggttattttgaagatggaaccTCATGAtctctgcccagaatggctttcgACCTTGAGCCactggatctcagcctgctgaacaGCTCATAAAACAGGCTGAGTAGCCAGCGACGGCTCTACTTACTTTTTATAGCAGGCTGAATTTTTTACAGGAGGCTTAAGAACTAGGATTGGCATTTGAACCGGGCACTGGCTGCTCAGCCTTGTAATCCTCGCTATACAACAGGCTGAAGTCTGAATTTGCTGGTTCTAAGCCAACGtaaacagaaaagcctgtgaaaacaaaaataaagccaggagtgaagggtggctcaagtgatagagcactagccttagcaaAACAGCTCACGGATAacacccaagtccagagttcaaaccccaggaaccgcaccaaaacaaaacaaaataaacaacggCCACTTCATTATGCACAGTCATATTCTTTATGGTCAGAATCCCAAAATTGTTGTTTTCGGTGTGATGAACTATCAGAGAAATCTCATGGGTCATACCTCAACATGCTGTTTCTACAGGTGTTTTTATATCTATACGTCCAGAGCTAATTCAAATGACAGGCACATAGGGAACTCTGTATTttctatgtgaaaaaaaatcGACATCATCAAACGGTGTACATTTCATGATAAAGTACAGGCTATCCTAACTCTGTTTCCAGGAGCACTTGGGCAGGGTGCCTTTGGAGACTCAATCACTTCATTATTGATTGTTCCCTGGTCCCCTCAGATCTTTTTATCCGTGGGACTTCTTTCTACCCGGgctatgttttgtgtttttcactCCCGTAGCAAATCCTTTTCACTCCTCAAGTCTCACCTCACAAACCACTTCTTCAATATAGTCTTCATATAGTCATCCACCTGTCAGTGGATTGCAGGTGCTTGCTGTCCtgaattttaaaagcaattttactGCACTTTTCACGAGGATAATAATCTGCTAGTGGGCAAGTATTTCATCTTTCTAAGTTTTCTGTTTAGTATTTCTCTTTCTAATGCTAAGTAGTATAATTAGTTGTGctatatacatgttatatattatttataacaagtataatatatatgctatatgttaTAGataatatgctatatattatatgttatataagaCATATTgttatatgtattacatatgttctatataacatatattataatataggACACATATTacgttatataatatataccatatacataatatatatacaacacatataatatataacatacatatagtatataccaTGTATCATTATACATAGCATATATTCTATGCTATTTGTTATctataacatatataatgtataacatgtaatataattaattataattaatatgtaaatattttattacatatgtGCCCTATAATAATGACATATAATTATTGTtaataatttcctttcctttgtcccactgttagGTCACCCAAAAACCAAGGCCTTCATCACTCACGGTGGGACCAACGGCGTCTACGAGGCCATCTACCATGGCGTTCCCATGGTGGGCATTCCTCTGTTTGCAGATCAGTCTGATAACATTGTTCGCATGATGGCCAAGGGAGCTGCTGTTAGGCTGAACTTCCACACAATGTCAAGTGCGGATTTGCTCAAAGCTGTGAAGACAGTCATCACTGACCCTTCGTGAGTACATTAAGTTTTTTGACGTGGCAGTTTAAGAAAGGTTCTTTCAATGAAAATAGAGCTCATCTGCTTTTGAAATTTTCAAATGATTTAATCACTGGGAAATGTGCTTTACTCTAAAGTTGTTAATTTTAGAACTGACATTAAGATTTGCTACACAAATAGTTATTAGTATGCTGGGATAaagtttttttaaacttattatcTATGTAATTGTGAAGCATCTTTTTtcgtcagtcgtggagcttgaactcagggcctgggcactgcccctgaacctctctgggctcaaagctagtactctatcaatGGAGtcccagcaccatttccagctttctcggtttatgtgatgctgaggaatcgaacccagggcttcatgcatataggCAAGCATTCCCGgtccaagaaaataatttttgtaaatagaagaaaaagatagaagaaaagggCAATGGCATTGAAAAACTGGGTTAAATTATTTCAATAGCTAAGATTTCTGAAATTCCTCATCTTTCTAAATTGTACACATTTATTAGGTACAATAATGTAAGCCtactttatttgtgtatttattacaCCTGGTTTTAACCAAGTGTGATCAAAACAAAAGTCAGTTTAAACATGCACTTCTttaatctgggcaccagtgggtcacagCTATAACCTTAGCtgcttagcaggctgagatctgaggatcaccatttgaagtcaggccaggcaGAATAGTTTGTGAGAttattagctccaattaactactaaaaaaagccagaagtgtctgtaatcacaaactgctttgttaaatggccactCCTCTATATAAATAGTAAaagaaactttcttttcttttttaattggaagtggagctgtggttcaagtggtagagcactagccttgagcaaaaggagccaagagacagcacctaggcccctaggttcaagccccaagattgggggggaaaaaagcatatcTTAATTATTCAAAGGTAGAATGTGTGtggatcggggggggggggaatcagtcAATGAACAAAAGTGTCAGACACTAAAAGAGAAATATAtgtgatacatacacacaatagaaATCTACTCAcccattaggaagaataatacAGTATTATTTTTAGCAAAGTGAATGGACCTGGAACAAATTATGTCGTTAGGTAaaccaagttcagagagacaaacggcacatgctttctctcatatgtggaaactagatctaaaacacaGCTGGACAATATAACTTATCCAGAGCAGTATGCATTTATACatagactaaaggaggatacgcTTGAGGGAGGGACACAAAGATGTAACTCCTCTCAACATCTACAATGTTACTTATCAAAAGGAAttacaggggaaaaaaactttgttattgttgttatctttttattctgttgttttttctagcttttaaaaattgctaGGGTCAAGGTGATGtcaaggttacagttacattcgtgaggtattaagtacatttcttatcaagcttgttactTCCTCCGTTGTAGTAGTTTTATGGGGGGCAAAAAGGCAgcacaggaaaggagggaggaggaagggtgaacaaatgcagtcatattATTCAATATACACCATGCAAAAAGtaaactatgcaacttatggacagggatgggggaaggaaaATGGGGGAGCGTGaagaaagaagtgacattgtctaAGAAGCTTtccactcattacctgacttagggaactgcaacccctttgtgcaactctCTAATATTAACAAATTTAAAGACAGGAAAcatagaggaaggaggagagaatgcAGCTAAAATACGATATCCTatgaaagtaggaaaattgaAGGGATGTGATGTGTTGGggatggagagaatgatggaagaatggcattgatcaagatgcattatagaCATAAGCTGATGTGTTCACTGGAAACGCATTggtactacttaaagataaaactattttcagtaagaaaaagaattttttcaGACTAAATAGCAACTAGACGAAGAAGAGAAAGCTGGAAGATCATAATGAAGAGGAACTTCAGCTATTATAACACAATTCCTCTTCAAATACCCCAAGACAAACTGCATTCAGTTGTCTCAATTAAAGCTCTTGAGAGGACTTGTTAACATTTGTTCtgttggaaaaaacaaaaccctatttCCCCATATGACTCCCATTTTGACTCTGGAAAATATTTCATCAGAAATACCACCTAACACTAACATTCTCTCAGATGGCCTCATAAAATCATATTCCTTCTATTGTTCTTCTGTATCAGTGATTTCTCTGTGGAAAATATACATAGATTAATTTTAGGACACTCTCTCCAAAACCCTGCTGTTGACTTCCCATGTTTAAGCGAGTTAGTTCACTGGCTTTCCAGGTTGGtatctctgttttctcttttagctaCAAAGAGAACGCGATGAGGTTATCGAGAATTCACCACGATCAGCCCGTGAAGCCCCTGGACCGAGCTGTCTTCTGGATCGAGTTTGTCATGCGCCACAAAGGAGCCAAGCACCTCCGCCCAGCCGTCCACGACCTCACCTGGCTCCAGTACCACTCTCTGGATGTCATTGGCTTCCTGCTGGCCTGTGTGGCCGCTGTCACCTTCATCTTCATGAAGGGTTGCGTGCTCTGTTGCCGGAAGTTAGCTAAAactgggaagaagaagaaaagagagtaaGTGTAAGGTGGTGTGAATTTGGGAGGTCTGATTGTAGGTCCTCCTGCAATTTACTCCAGCAAGAAGAGGTTGTAAGGTGATTACTTCTTCCAGAGGCAAAACACTTTGTATTCCAGCAAATGAATACTTACTTAGGAGTTAAAATCATTTTAAGGCAATGGGGAgatacatatgtaactatatgtCATTCTTCTGAAACTCTGCTGCCATCGTGATAACTATTCTGAAATCGTTAACTAATTTAAATTGTAGCTTGCTTACAAGTTAATTTGTGGACACTTTCATCAATATTCTTGAATTCTGAATACTCAGTTTTTACTTCATTTTGGGTAGAAATTTGTaattccaattatttttttttgaagaatacaTTCCCTAATTAGAATTGGGCAAAGAGATTCGCTGCTCCCTTTGGTTTGGGGAAAGCAGTTGTGTTGTGTGGATTTTCCTATACATCTAGTCTCAAGATCATTTCACTCCTGAAGGATGGCGAGATGTTTGCCCTTAAGCTGCAGACGGCATTTCTCTGTGGAACGTACACAGAATGGACAATTGGTTTCTTACTCACTTCCTGCGAGAACACTGAAATCCCTGGGCACATTCTTCCATTCCCCTGCTTGTCCTGTTTTCTTCTCAGTCCTTTAAAACTTACAAACACTTGTTATAAACGCCTTGGTGTCCATCTGCTTTTGAGGATGGATCCCAGGAGCAGGTAGAGCGCCGCTCCTCCATTACCCCGGGCCTTCATGGAGTCTTGTCACCCTCGGCTAGCAGTGGTAGTGAATGTCCATCACCCACAACCATTGGCCCCCTTCAGTGCTGCGGCGCCCTGGTCTCCGTGGCACGCGCTGAGGGTTTTTGCAGCACAGCTGCACCTGCAACCGAGGCTGATGAAGGTCTCCCTGGAAGTACTtgacagcaacagcagcagcaaggcCTCCTCAACTCCTTGGGCATGGAGGCCGCCTGCACCTGGGAGAAGGAACTGTTAGAGCAATCTAGCTGTTGTCACTGGCAAGAAGACTTTCATGCTGGAGCCCAGGCACTCATtcgtttaaaaaatgtttacagtTCTGGAtatcagtagctcacgcctgtaattctagctactcaagaggctggggcagggcggggcagtggattcagttcaaagccagcctggacagaaaattccattagacttatctccaatttacaacCAAAAGCTACAagtagggctgtgactcaagtggtaaagcaccagccttgaacacaaaagcttagggagggCGCCcaggtgctgaattcaagccccagaactggcactaaataaaatatatatacattcagtcatacatacatacagtccATATTCAATATCACAAAACTGTTTAGAACTGACAttttactgaaaatatttatagTTCATAACATTTCAAATTTCCCATTTGTATTATCCCAAACACTGTTATAGACACACACTTTGACTGTGTGCTATGGTAAAATTTACATGCATAAACAGCTTGGACTCTTTGGTTCTGAAACTGAAGTTACTGACTGAAGCACCATGTAGAGGCTCTGATAAAATGTCCTTAAGAGTTGGTCTACCAGGTTTGCAGTCCCTCTGGTGGTCATTTCGCAGACATTCCaatatataatgaaaatggacATATCAACAAATTGGACTTTTTGTTTCAGTAGTATAACTGAGATACTCCATTGTGTTGGTCACATGTGTACCCCATAAACAGCATCCCCATTCACAAACTGGTACCTCAGTTGTAGTGAATATTAACTCTCGCCTACCAACCTAACAGTTGTCCCTCAAAATGGTTTGactttcatttttcaagtttatGACCATTTGAAAGAAATGTATGTGGAAATAATGTAGAAATTATGCTAAAGTTTTGAATGAGGATACTGAGCAAAGGGACAGCAATGAGTGTAAATTATTTAGTGTGTTGTATGTAAGCTGCGATGCTAAGTTAGATTCATTAAGTGCATTTTCACATTTACAATGGATTTACCAGGAAACAGCTGGCCATAATTGGAGCGTCATTGATATAACATCATTTTTATACTTAATTAacataaattcatttttctgtccTTATACTGGATTTACTTTTTCTTATGGTATTTTTCCACTGACTCCTACAACCAGTCATGTTTGTTATTTGTAAacgaaaaggaaaaagagagaaagaaaaaatagaattcaGGGACACAAACAGTGACCAGAgtgactagcaaaaagaaacaacCTGAACTCAGCTAAGtcaaacaaactggtaaaaattaaCCAGAAATCCAAGTTCTGGAGCTAGACTgaccaatctttaaaaaaaaaaaaaaaaggttgctaGAATCAGCATAGAATAAATAACCAATAGCAACCAGAAAGCATTCTTCAAAGGATAACATTCATCTGAGAATAGTATTGGGATAAGCAGCTAGTCATCGTAAAATGTAAGTGTTGAAAAAAGGGAAGTAATTTGTTAAGGGAAAgcctttgtttttggccagtcctggggctttaactcaggggctgggcactgtccctgagctccttttgctcaagggtagcactctgccacttgagccacagcgccacttctggctttttctatttgtgtggtgctgaggaatcgaacccagagcttcatgcatgctatgcaagcgctctatcacattcccagccctactcatGGTGCTTGATGGCACAGGTTCTGACTCTTGCAGTGTTGTGTTACTTTCAGGAAATCATGTGTGAGAACTACCCTTCATAATCTCTAGCTTTATTTATTGGTGAAGGTTAACAACTCCATTTGGATTTTGAGaactttttcaatttttcttcagTGATGGGATCAAATCAAACAGGTCTATCTTTGAAAACATTGCTGTGTGACCATCCTAGAATTACTTTGTATTCTTTTAAGGTT is part of the Perognathus longimembris pacificus isolate PPM17 chromosome 16, ASM2315922v1, whole genome shotgun sequence genome and encodes:
- the LOC125364909 gene encoding UDP-glucuronosyltransferase 2B31-like isoform X3, whose protein sequence is MVSKVTTVLLLLQLSGYFVSGKCGKVLVWPMEYSHWINMKIILDELVLRGHQVTVLVSSSSAFFDVDQPSLITFEIYPSPSIREEVERLFLEAITKWIYELSELSFWTYFSRLQELVWEDSAYFESLCKDVVLNKKLMTKLGESRFDVILADAFIPCGRPTTLSETMAKADIWLVRTYWDIEFPRPLLPNFEFVGGLHCKPAKPLPKEVEDFVQSSGDEGVVVFSLGSMVSNMTEERANVIASALAQIPQKVVWRFDGKKPDALGSNTQLSKWIPQNDLLGHPKTKAFITHGGTNGVYEAIYHGVPMVGIPLFADQSDNIVRMMAKGAAVRLNFHTMSSADLLKAVKTVITDPSYKENAMRLSRIHHDQPVKPLDRAVFWIEFVMRHKGAKHLRPAVHDLTWLQYHSLDVIGFLLACVAAVTFIFMKGCVLCCRKLAKTGKKKKRE